The following are from one region of the Streptomyces rubrogriseus genome:
- a CDS encoding discoidin domain-containing protein, with product MRLRSMGVALVATAALVTLPAPMTATAADTPLSQGRTATSSSAENAGTPSQNAVDGDTATRWSSAASDDQWLQVDLGATASVTRVVLDWEAAYGKDYKIQLSQDGSTWTDAKTVTGGDGGTDALDVSGQGRYVRMQGVHRATPWGYSLWEFQVFGTTGGTAPGGSCGTANAAQGRPAAASSVENAGTPAAAAFDGDTGTRWSSQASDPQWVRVDLGAVKDLCKVDLNWEAAYAKDFRIEASADGQSWQTLKSVTGATGGKASYDVSGSGRYVRVHGTARATGYGYSLWEVAVHTGTTGTPPVEGGGDLGPNVIVVDPSTPNLQQKFDQVFAQQEANQFGGGRYQFLLKPGTYNGINAQLGFYTSVSGLGLNPDDTQINGDITVDAGWFNGNATQNFWRSAENLAITPSNGTDRWAVAQAAPFRRIHVKGGLNLAPNGYGWASGGYIADSKIDGTVGPYSQQQWYTRDSSVGGWTNGVWNMTFTGVEGAPAGNFETGPYTTLDTTPVSREKPFLYLDGNEYKVRVPAKRTNARGVSWPANAGGTSLPLSQFYVVKPGATAATINAALDQGLNLLFTPGVYHIDQTIEVDRANTVVLGLGLATIIPDGGVDAMHVADVDGVRLAGFLIDAGPVNSDTLLRIGTPGGNADHAANPTTMQDVFIRVGGAGPGKATDSVVVESDDVIIDHTWIWRADHGEGVGWETNRADYGLRVNGDDVLATGLFVEHFNKYDVYWSGERGRTIFFQNEKAYDAPNEAAITHDGIVGYAAYKVADSVNVHDAVALGSYCNFTADPGIVQHHGFQVPVKPGVRMRNLQVISLGGMGQYRHVVNDTGAATSGTDTVPSKVVQFP from the coding sequence ATGAGACTGAGATCCATGGGTGTCGCGCTCGTCGCCACGGCGGCGCTCGTCACCCTCCCCGCTCCGATGACGGCCACCGCGGCCGACACTCCCCTCTCCCAGGGCCGGACGGCCACGTCGTCCTCGGCCGAGAACGCCGGCACGCCGTCGCAGAACGCCGTCGACGGCGACACGGCCACCCGGTGGTCGTCGGCCGCGAGCGACGACCAGTGGCTCCAGGTCGACCTCGGCGCCACCGCCTCCGTCACCCGGGTCGTGCTCGACTGGGAGGCCGCCTACGGCAAGGACTACAAGATCCAGCTCTCCCAGGACGGGAGCACCTGGACCGACGCGAAGACGGTCACCGGCGGCGACGGCGGCACCGACGCCCTCGACGTCTCGGGCCAGGGCCGCTACGTCCGTATGCAGGGCGTCCACCGGGCCACCCCCTGGGGCTACTCGCTGTGGGAGTTCCAGGTCTTCGGCACCACCGGCGGCACCGCCCCGGGCGGCTCCTGCGGCACCGCCAACGCCGCGCAGGGCAGGCCCGCCGCCGCCTCCTCCGTGGAGAACGCCGGGACACCGGCCGCCGCGGCCTTCGACGGCGACACCGGCACCCGCTGGTCCAGCCAGGCCTCCGACCCGCAGTGGGTGCGGGTCGACCTGGGCGCCGTGAAGGACCTGTGCAAGGTGGACCTGAACTGGGAGGCCGCCTACGCCAAGGACTTCCGCATCGAGGCCTCCGCGGACGGGCAGAGCTGGCAGACGCTGAAGAGCGTCACCGGCGCCACCGGCGGCAAGGCCTCCTACGACGTCAGCGGTTCGGGCCGCTACGTCCGCGTCCACGGCACGGCCCGCGCCACGGGCTACGGCTACTCGCTGTGGGAGGTCGCCGTGCACACCGGCACCACCGGCACTCCCCCGGTCGAGGGCGGCGGCGACCTGGGACCGAACGTCATCGTCGTGGACCCGTCCACGCCGAACCTCCAGCAGAAGTTCGACCAGGTCTTCGCCCAGCAGGAGGCGAACCAGTTCGGCGGCGGGCGCTACCAGTTCCTGCTGAAGCCGGGCACCTACAACGGCATCAACGCCCAACTGGGCTTCTACACCTCCGTCTCCGGTCTGGGCCTCAACCCGGACGACACGCAGATCAACGGTGACATCACCGTGGACGCCGGCTGGTTCAACGGCAACGCGACGCAGAACTTCTGGCGTTCGGCCGAGAACCTGGCCATCACGCCGTCCAACGGCACCGACCGGTGGGCCGTCGCCCAGGCCGCCCCGTTCCGGCGCATCCACGTCAAGGGCGGTCTCAACCTCGCCCCCAACGGCTACGGCTGGGCCTCCGGCGGCTACATCGCCGACTCGAAGATCGACGGCACCGTCGGCCCCTACTCCCAGCAGCAGTGGTACACCCGGGACAGCTCGGTCGGCGGCTGGACCAACGGCGTCTGGAACATGACGTTCACGGGTGTCGAGGGCGCCCCGGCGGGTAACTTCGAGACCGGCCCGTACACGACGCTCGACACCACGCCCGTCTCGCGCGAGAAGCCGTTCCTGTACCTGGACGGCAACGAGTACAAGGTGCGGGTCCCCGCCAAGCGCACCAACGCGCGTGGCGTCTCCTGGCCCGCCAACGCCGGTGGCACCTCGCTGCCGCTCAGCCAGTTCTACGTCGTCAAGCCCGGCGCGACCGCGGCGACCATCAACGCCGCGCTCGACCAGGGTCTCAACCTGCTGTTCACGCCCGGGGTCTACCACATCGACCAGACCATCGAGGTCGACCGCGCCAACACCGTCGTACTCGGCCTCGGTCTGGCCACGATCATTCCGGACGGCGGCGTCGACGCCATGCACGTGGCCGACGTCGACGGTGTGCGGCTCGCGGGCTTCCTCATCGACGCGGGTCCGGTGAACTCCGACACGCTGCTGCGGATCGGGACGCCGGGCGGGAACGCCGACCACGCCGCCAACCCCACCACCATGCAGGACGTGTTCATCCGCGTCGGCGGCGCGGGACCCGGCAAGGCCACCGACTCCGTCGTGGTCGAGAGCGACGACGTGATCATCGACCACACCTGGATCTGGCGGGCCGACCACGGTGAGGGCGTCGGCTGGGAGACCAACCGCGCCGACTACGGCCTCAGGGTCAACGGCGACGACGTGCTCGCGACGGGGCTGTTCGTCGAGCACTTCAACAAGTACGACGTCTACTGGAGCGGCGAACGCGGCCGGACCATCTTCTTCCAGAACGAGAAGGCCTACGACGCGCCGAACGAGGCCGCCATCACCCACGACGGCATCGTCGGCTACGCGGCCTACAAGGTCGCCGACTCGGTGAACGTGCACGACGCGGTGGCGCTGGGCAGCTACTGCAACTTCACCGCCGACCCGGGCATCGTCCAGCACCACGGGTTCCAGGTGCCGGTCAAGCCGGGGGTCAGGATGCGCAACCTCCAGGTGATCTCGCTGGGCGGCATGGGCCAGTACCGCCATGTCGTCAATGACACCGGCGCGGCCACGTCGGGGACGGACACCGTGCCGTCCAAGGTCGTCCAGTTCCCGTGA